One genomic region from Capsicum annuum cultivar UCD-10X-F1 unplaced genomic scaffold, UCD10Xv1.1 ctg81550, whole genome shotgun sequence encodes:
- the LOC107843038 gene encoding polygalacturonase inhibitor, with protein sequence MFSSCYKMKPSVVSTLSFSLFFLSQFLLSLSERCNPDDKKALLEIKRGLGNPYDLITWDPKTDCCTDWVKATLSCDEKTNRVTVLNLFQINSPGHLSPAVGDLSYLQTLDINNVRNLSGPIPPTIAKLLKLTFLRISQTNISGPVPEFLTHLKNITYINLSYNNLVGTIPPSLSQLPNLEFLRLDRNKVTGTIPESLSNLAPKLTYLYLGHNQLTGIVPNSFAGWSFDTIDLSRNMLEGDISFLFGKDKTTFEMLLDHNKFNFDFSKLTFGNRLARLDLNHNKIYGSLPTILTKQSWQLFNVSYNSLCGKIPQGGSMQRFDQYSYFHNKCLCDAPLPPCK encoded by the coding sequence ATGTTTTCGAGTTGCTACAAAATGAAGCCCTCTGTAGTTTccactctttctttttctctcttctttctctcccAATTCTTGCTATCTCTCTCTGAAAGGTGCAATCCAGATGACAAAAAAGCCCTCTTAGAAATAAAAAGAGGCCTAGGCAATCCCTATGACTTGATCACGTGGGATCCCAAAACTGATTGTTGTACTGATTGGGTTAAAGCTACTCTCTCATGTGATGAAAAAACTAATCGTGTTACTGTCCTAAACCTCTTCCAAATTAATAGCCCCGGTCACCTCTCTCCTGCCGTTGGAGACCTTTCGTACCTCCAAACGTTAGACATCAACAATGTCCGAAATCTCTCCGGTCCTATTCCACCCACAATTGCTAAGCTCTTGAAGCTCACATTCTTGAGAATTAGTCAAACAAACATTTCAGGACCCGTGCCTGAATTTCTTACTCATTTGAAAAACATAACGTACATCAACCTGTCGTACAATAATCTCGTTGGTACAATCCCACCCTCTCTTTCTCAACTTCCAAACTTGGAGTTCCTGCGTTTAGATAGGAACAAAGTTACTGGAACAATTCCAGAATCTCTCAGCAACCTAGCTCCAAAACTCACGTATCTTTACCTTGGACACAACCAACTAACAGGCATTGTGCCAAATTCTTTTGCTGGTTGGAGCTTCGACACAATTGACTTGTCAAGGAACATGCTTGAAGGGGATATTTCATTCTTATTTGGCAAAGATAAGACAACGTTTGAAATGCTATTGGATCATAATAAGTTCAACTTCGACTTCTCAAAGCTGACATTTGGGAATAGATTAGCGAGGTTGGATTTGAATCATAACAAGATTTATGGGAGCCTTCCAACAATCTTGACGAAGCAATCTTGGCAGCTGTTCAATGTGAGTTATAACAGTCTTTGTGGAAAGATTCCACAGGGTGGATCTATGCAGAGATTTGATCAATATTCCTATTTTCATAACAAATGCTTGTGTGACGCACCATTGCCACCATGTAAATGA